A region from the Spirochaeta thermophila DSM 6192 genome encodes:
- the cobU gene encoding bifunctional adenosylcobinamide kinase/adenosylcobinamide-phosphate guanylyltransferase, with the protein MGRVILITGGARSGKSAYALELAPPSGRRVFIATAEPVDEEMRARIARHRKDRGSGWETVEEALDPAGVLGRQRDGVVVMDCIAVWVSNLLVKGVEPEGRIEAFHREVESWRGRTDEGSRLVLVTNEVGMGLVPPTPLGRRFRDLLGSVNRELAARADEVVLMVTGIPVRIK; encoded by the coding sequence ATGGGAAGGGTGATCCTCATCACTGGAGGGGCGCGAAGCGGAAAGAGTGCCTACGCCCTCGAGCTGGCCCCCCCTTCGGGAAGGCGGGTCTTCATCGCAACGGCGGAGCCCGTGGACGAGGAGATGCGTGCACGCATCGCGCGGCATCGAAAGGACCGTGGTTCCGGGTGGGAGACGGTGGAGGAGGCGCTGGACCCCGCCGGGGTCCTGGGCCGCCAGCGAGACGGGGTGGTGGTGATGGATTGCATCGCGGTGTGGGTCTCCAATCTCCTGGTGAAGGGGGTCGAGCCGGAAGGTCGTATCGAGGCCTTCCACAGGGAGGTGGAATCCTGGAGGGGGCGTACGGATGAGGGGTCTCGCCTCGTCCTCGTGACGAACGAGGTGGGTATGGGGCTGGTCCCCCCTACCCCTCTCGGAAGGCGGTTTCGTGATCTGCTCGGTTCAGTGAATCGGGAACTCGCCGCTCGAGCGGACGAGGTGGTGCTCATGGTGACGGGCATCCCTGTCCGGATAAAGTGA
- a CDS encoding nicotinate phosphoribosyltransferase: MELHPALFVDKYELTMAQTYFFSGRAELPACFDYFFRTLPYEGGFLVFAGLGDLLELIEEFRFSQEDLAFLERDGFRSEFLSFLEGFSFRGSIYSFREGEIAFPHEPILRVEGSLLETQLIETLLLAVLNFQSLIATKAARVRLAAGERVVSDFGLRRAHGWGGIMASRAAVIGGCDSTSNMEAARRYGIPAVGTMAHSFVQSYDNELEAFREYARHNPDSCILLVDTYDTLGSGIPHAITVAKELEAAGHRLRGIRIDSGDLAYLSRKARRMLDEAGLTHVKIAVSNQLDERVVKSLLEQGAPIDIFGVGTRMVTGQPDAALDGVYKLSMCAGRPRMKISNTIVKTTLPGRKRAVRYANGDGGWVADGILLADEEGTHTIHHPYEPGKKLCVRDFETEELHHLVMEEGRRVGPAPTVQEIARYARERLAALPPEYKRFEYPHIYKVGVSRALRHLRDEIMAPYISREEEDV; encoded by the coding sequence GTGGAGCTGCATCCCGCCCTCTTCGTGGACAAGTACGAGCTCACCATGGCCCAGACCTACTTCTTCTCCGGCAGGGCCGAGCTTCCCGCCTGCTTCGACTACTTCTTCCGTACCCTCCCCTACGAAGGGGGGTTCCTGGTCTTCGCCGGGCTCGGAGACCTCCTCGAGCTCATCGAGGAGTTCCGCTTCTCACAGGAGGATCTCGCCTTCCTGGAACGCGACGGGTTCAGGAGCGAGTTCCTCTCGTTCCTCGAGGGGTTCTCGTTCAGGGGGAGTATCTACTCTTTCAGAGAGGGAGAGATCGCCTTTCCCCACGAGCCGATCCTCCGTGTGGAGGGGAGCCTCCTCGAGACCCAGCTCATAGAGACCCTCCTTCTCGCGGTGCTCAACTTCCAGTCCCTCATCGCCACCAAGGCGGCGAGGGTGCGTCTCGCAGCAGGCGAGCGCGTGGTGAGCGACTTCGGACTGCGGCGGGCCCACGGCTGGGGCGGTATCATGGCGAGCAGGGCGGCGGTGATAGGAGGGTGCGACAGCACCTCCAACATGGAGGCGGCCCGGCGCTACGGGATCCCGGCGGTGGGGACCATGGCCCACTCGTTCGTGCAGAGCTACGACAACGAGCTCGAGGCGTTCAGGGAGTACGCGCGGCACAATCCCGACTCGTGCATCCTCCTGGTGGATACCTACGATACCCTGGGAAGCGGGATCCCCCACGCCATCACGGTGGCGAAGGAGCTCGAGGCAGCCGGTCACAGGTTGCGCGGGATCCGGATCGACAGCGGCGACCTCGCCTACCTCTCACGAAAGGCGAGGAGGATGCTCGACGAGGCGGGCCTCACCCACGTGAAGATCGCGGTCTCCAACCAGCTGGACGAGCGGGTGGTGAAGAGCCTCCTCGAGCAGGGCGCTCCCATCGACATCTTCGGCGTGGGCACCAGGATGGTGACCGGTCAGCCGGATGCGGCCCTGGACGGGGTGTACAAACTCTCGATGTGCGCAGGAAGGCCGCGGATGAAGATTTCCAACACCATCGTGAAGACCACGCTCCCGGGCCGCAAGCGCGCGGTGCGCTACGCCAACGGGGACGGGGGGTGGGTGGCCGACGGGATACTGCTCGCGGACGAGGAGGGGACGCACACCATCCACCACCCGTACGAACCGGGCAAGAAGCTGTGCGTGAGGGACTTCGAGACCGAGGAGCTCCACCACCTGGTGATGGAGGAGGGCCGCCGTGTGGGGCCCGCACCCACGGTGCAGGAGATCGCCCGGTACGCGAGGGAGCGGCTCGCCGCGCTCCCCCCCGAGTACAAGCGTTTCGAGTACCCCCACATCTACAAGGTGGGGGTGAGCAGGGCCTTGCGACACCTGCGGGATGAGATCATGGCGCCCTACATCTCGCGTGAGGAGGAGGATGTATGA
- a CDS encoding serine/threonine-protein kinase has protein sequence MAEQPKEIGNYKVISLLARGGMGAVYKALHPVLKRHVVIKKLALKGRKEVIERFKREAKILLDCKDPRIVHMYDYFTEGRSHYIVMEFVDGMAVDVLVKQRRYLPAPLALYVLREVCYALKYAHDRGIVHRDIKPANILISKEGEVKLTDFGIAAVESDEEEDLTREGMTLGTPSYMPPEQFKDAKHVDKRADIYALGVMLYEMVTGKRPFPGNFAPETIMMIQKGRYLPVKKLNPDVPRTVSRIIRRTINPNPRRRFQDVAQIIRMVERYLSRFDEAELRHTLSAMVLQPAIPEPEFRQRRRGGLVAALLAFGVLLLGGAGYAGWRTGFIQETVLASRYGRLDVEVRVPAGVKEPEELFVKGVLFINDRNEIPPAPYPPLRFEFVGEEGETLVFSSRPLYVAPGAYRLKLMVENRVYWYSWEILPLSEGGLPPLLVDVGEVAVRPLRVEGVARDALSGTRILEGVRFLVLLDGRWVSIDEVEAGRLVTGRVWRFRAEAEGYYPEVFSLLIRPGQDELILSAALVPKPGRLVLSAPEGVTFLLDGKERVRAGGQDLGWVDLSVYRGGEGVWDLPSGRYEATVRKGGEEARLVFLLPPEGEVRLSVREGEGGLMLMKEE, from the coding sequence GTGGCGGAACAGCCCAAGGAGATAGGCAACTACAAGGTGATCTCGCTCCTCGCACGGGGCGGCATGGGTGCGGTGTACAAGGCCCTCCACCCCGTGCTCAAGCGCCACGTGGTGATAAAGAAGCTTGCCCTCAAGGGGCGGAAGGAGGTCATCGAACGCTTCAAACGTGAGGCGAAGATCCTCCTCGACTGCAAGGACCCCAGGATCGTCCACATGTACGACTATTTCACGGAGGGACGTTCCCACTACATCGTGATGGAGTTCGTGGACGGGATGGCCGTGGATGTGCTCGTCAAGCAGCGGCGCTACCTCCCTGCGCCCCTCGCCCTCTATGTCCTCCGCGAGGTGTGCTATGCCCTCAAGTATGCGCACGACCGAGGTATCGTGCACAGGGACATCAAACCGGCCAACATCCTCATATCCAAGGAAGGTGAGGTCAAACTCACCGACTTCGGCATCGCCGCCGTGGAGAGCGACGAGGAGGAGGATCTCACCCGAGAGGGAATGACCCTCGGCACGCCTTCCTACATGCCACCCGAGCAGTTCAAGGATGCGAAACACGTGGACAAACGGGCCGACATCTACGCCCTCGGCGTGATGCTCTATGAGATGGTGACGGGTAAGCGTCCGTTTCCCGGCAATTTCGCTCCCGAGACCATCATGATGATCCAGAAGGGGCGCTACCTCCCGGTGAAGAAGCTCAATCCCGATGTGCCCCGCACGGTGAGCAGGATCATCCGCAGGACCATCAATCCCAATCCCCGGAGGCGGTTCCAGGATGTGGCCCAGATCATCCGGATGGTGGAGCGCTACCTCTCGCGCTTCGATGAGGCCGAGCTCAGGCATACGCTCTCGGCCATGGTGCTCCAGCCTGCGATCCCCGAGCCCGAGTTCAGGCAACGGAGGCGGGGAGGGCTCGTGGCGGCGCTTCTCGCATTCGGTGTGCTCCTCTTGGGTGGTGCGGGGTACGCGGGATGGCGGACCGGTTTCATCCAGGAGACGGTACTCGCCTCACGGTACGGGCGCCTTGACGTGGAGGTGCGGGTGCCGGCCGGGGTGAAGGAGCCGGAGGAGCTTTTCGTCAAGGGGGTGCTCTTCATCAACGACCGGAACGAGATCCCACCTGCGCCGTATCCACCGTTGCGCTTCGAGTTCGTAGGGGAGGAGGGGGAAACCCTGGTCTTCTCGTCCCGCCCCCTGTACGTGGCGCCCGGTGCCTATCGTCTCAAACTCATGGTGGAAAACAGGGTGTACTGGTATTCCTGGGAGATCCTTCCTCTCTCCGAGGGTGGGCTTCCGCCTCTTCTCGTGGATGTGGGCGAGGTGGCCGTCCGTCCGCTCAGGGTGGAGGGCGTAGCCCGTGACGCCCTCAGCGGCACGAGGATCCTGGAAGGGGTGCGGTTCCTCGTGCTCCTCGACGGTCGCTGGGTGTCGATCGATGAGGTGGAGGCAGGGAGACTGGTGACCGGACGCGTGTGGCGCTTCCGGGCAGAGGCAGAGGGGTACTACCCCGAGGTCTTCTCCCTCCTCATACGCCCGGGGCAGGACGAGCTTATCCTCTCCGCCGCCTTGGTGCCGAAACCGGGGAGGCTCGTGCTCTCGGCGCCCGAGGGCGTCACGTTCCTTCTCGACGGGAAGGAGCGGGTACGTGCAGGGGGACAGGATCTCGGGTGGGTGGATCTCTCTGTCTACCGCGGAGGGGAAGGTGTCTGGGATCTCCCCTCCGGTCGATATGAGGCCACGGTGCGCAAGGGGGGGGAGGAGGCCCGTTTGGTCTTCCTCCTTCCCCCCGAGGGAGAGGTGCGGCTCTCGGTGCGTGAAGGGGAGGGTGGACTCATGCTCATGAAGGAGGAGTAG
- the cobT gene encoding nicotinate-nucleotide--dimethylbenzimidazole phosphoribosyltransferase yields MYGPREREAGLRGKGSPGILEEVIARIRSPEGHWFRTARARLDNLTKPPGSLGRLEECAARVVAIRGEEMPDIGRKAVFVFAGDHGVAEEGVSGYPREVTVQMVSTFLSGRAAVNVLAKQVGADVVVVDVGVAEDLPPTEGLVREKVVYGTRNFLQEPAMTEEEARRSMEVGVRCTEEYVARGYRLLAVGEMGIGNSTAASAVAAALLGRRAEEVVGPGTGVRGDRLAKKVRVVEEGVRRHGLEGRGAMEVLAAVGGAEIGAIAGAVLGAAAHRVPVVLDGLISTAGALVAWRLCPTVRDYLFAGHVSPEPGHRVMLEAMGLSPLLDLGMRLGEGTGAVLGMGVVEAGVRVYQQMRTFEEAGVARGKG; encoded by the coding sequence ATGTACGGGCCACGGGAGCGTGAAGCGGGGCTGCGGGGGAAGGGATCTCCGGGGATCCTCGAGGAGGTGATCGCCCGGATCAGGAGTCCGGAGGGGCACTGGTTCCGCACGGCCCGAGCGCGACTCGACAACCTCACCAAACCGCCCGGGAGCCTGGGGCGGCTCGAGGAGTGTGCGGCAAGGGTGGTGGCCATCAGGGGTGAGGAGATGCCCGATATAGGACGGAAAGCGGTCTTCGTGTTCGCGGGGGATCACGGTGTGGCGGAGGAAGGGGTGTCGGGCTACCCGAGGGAGGTGACGGTCCAGATGGTCTCCACCTTTCTTTCGGGGAGGGCTGCGGTGAATGTGCTGGCGAAGCAGGTTGGGGCGGATGTGGTGGTGGTGGACGTGGGGGTGGCGGAGGATCTGCCTCCGACGGAGGGGTTGGTCCGGGAGAAGGTGGTCTACGGGACGCGCAACTTCCTGCAGGAACCGGCGATGACCGAGGAGGAGGCGAGACGATCCATGGAGGTGGGGGTGCGGTGCACGGAGGAGTATGTGGCCAGGGGGTACAGGCTCTTGGCGGTGGGGGAGATGGGGATAGGGAACAGCACGGCGGCAAGCGCGGTGGCGGCGGCCTTGCTGGGGAGGAGGGCGGAGGAGGTGGTAGGGCCGGGCACAGGGGTGAGGGGCGATCGGCTCGCGAAGAAGGTGCGGGTGGTGGAGGAGGGGGTGAGGCGGCACGGGCTCGAGGGGCGGGGGGCGATGGAGGTGTTGGCAGCGGTGGGCGGGGCCGAGATAGGGGCGATCGCCGGGGCGGTGCTGGGAGCGGCGGCACACAGGGTGCCGGTGGTGCTGGACGGGCTCATCAGCACGGCCGGCGCGTTGGTGGCGTGGCGGCTGTGCCCCACGGTGAGGGACTACCTGTTCGCCGGCCACGTCTCGCCCGAGCCGGGGCACCGCGTGATGCTCGAGGCGATGGGGCTCAGCCCGCTCCTGGACCTGGGGATGCGGTTGGGGGAGGGGACGGGTGCGGTGCTGGGGATGGGGGTGGTGGAGGCGGGGGTGCGCGTCTACCAGCAGATGCGCACCTTCGAGGAGGCAGGGGTGGCGAGGGGGAAGGGATGA
- a CDS encoding VWA domain-containing protein yields the protein MKVRYAFMLVAVMWLGGALSSQTLTITQVDTSSLLFTQTVRAYFYVDNLPGGKVLTAADIEARESPDGASWRLLPVRSVRRGVNREEGISFLLVLDASGSMWDALDGTPTEDPDRMRITHAKRAIREFLPLLSGRDRVGLAVFNRTYRVIQPIVGDPSLVLEKLDAIERPSREQAYTELYRSMEEALTDFGEEGRRRVLVVLSDGENFPVDPSESPSTPGTAIDLAHRYGITCYVIHFGTEKDRLIGDLASETGGRVFDARNALELASVYTAIQEQVLQEYAVAYYAAMFPGERRYVRIALKGSGTSDEQYYYAGTVLGSASTGVPWYALVLMLLAIGVWAFFLLFKLEKETTQAGLQLLFGAPGMGTRMFALAGTKTVIGGDATADITITGNPSLRPQAATIYYDPDRGQYTIQGDAELTVNNQPVTSKKLEPGDVINISGTVVVFDAPDEEKGKRG from the coding sequence ATGAAGGTACGCTATGCGTTCATGTTGGTGGCCGTCATGTGGCTGGGAGGGGCGCTCTCCTCTCAGACGCTCACCATCACCCAGGTGGACACCTCGTCGCTCCTGTTCACCCAGACGGTGAGGGCCTACTTCTATGTGGACAATCTCCCAGGGGGGAAGGTGCTCACCGCCGCCGACATCGAAGCACGGGAATCTCCCGACGGCGCCTCGTGGCGCCTCCTGCCCGTGCGCTCGGTGCGGCGGGGCGTGAACCGCGAGGAAGGGATCTCGTTCCTCCTCGTGCTCGACGCCTCGGGGAGCATGTGGGACGCTCTCGACGGCACGCCCACGGAAGATCCGGACCGGATGCGGATCACTCATGCAAAGCGGGCGATCCGTGAGTTCCTTCCGCTCCTCTCCGGGCGGGACAGGGTGGGACTCGCGGTGTTCAACCGCACCTATCGGGTGATCCAACCGATCGTCGGCGATCCCTCCCTGGTGCTCGAGAAGCTCGATGCGATCGAGCGTCCCTCCCGCGAGCAGGCCTACACCGAGCTCTACCGCTCGATGGAAGAGGCCCTCACCGACTTCGGGGAGGAGGGGAGACGGCGGGTGCTCGTGGTGCTTTCGGATGGTGAGAACTTTCCGGTGGATCCTTCAGAGAGTCCCTCCACTCCCGGGACCGCGATCGATCTCGCCCACCGCTACGGCATCACCTGCTACGTGATCCACTTCGGTACCGAGAAGGACAGGCTCATAGGGGATCTCGCCTCCGAGACCGGGGGAAGGGTCTTCGATGCGCGCAATGCCCTCGAGCTGGCCTCGGTGTACACCGCGATCCAGGAGCAGGTGCTCCAGGAATATGCGGTCGCCTACTATGCGGCGATGTTCCCGGGTGAACGGAGGTACGTGCGCATAGCCCTGAAGGGTTCCGGCACCTCCGACGAACAGTACTACTACGCCGGCACGGTCCTGGGCAGCGCATCCACCGGTGTGCCGTGGTACGCCCTGGTCCTCATGCTCCTCGCGATCGGTGTGTGGGCCTTCTTCCTCCTCTTCAAGCTGGAGAAGGAGACGACTCAGGCGGGACTCCAGCTCCTCTTCGGTGCCCCCGGCATGGGCACACGCATGTTCGCCCTCGCAGGGACCAAGACCGTGATAGGTGGCGATGCCACGGCCGACATCACCATCACAGGGAACCCCTCGCTCAGGCCGCAGGCGGCCACCATCTACTACGATCCGGATCGGGGCCAGTACACCATCCAGGGCGACGCAGAGCTCACGGTGAACAATCAGCCGGTGACGAGCAAGAAGCTCGAACCGGGGGATGTGATCAATATCTCGGGCACGGTCGTGGTCTTCGATGCACCCGACGAGGAGAAGGGCAAGAGGGGCTAG
- a CDS encoding metallophosphoesterase, producing the protein MPLLDVLDQIRARDGLPERDAYLALVEESLSLLEGEPPVYRPRDVQGRSGGLVYLDPELPTVIVPDLHARYDFFHALMHARLLGAGRVGEMLEEGRIQVLCLGDGFHSERRGRERWKQAFDEYATAFRVRRAMDEEMKESFALMEMVMRCKLAAPRCFHFLKGNHENILNEEGEGNHPFRKYAFEGEMVREYVLRFYGEDFLHTYARFEKALPLLAVGGRFLASHAEPAEVYDEEVVINMRLYPEVIYGLTWTDNEAADEGSVEGMLAHYLPDVPDAVYFGGHRPVSGAYMERAGGRYIQVHNPSRWGVAVVMPQRPFDPGTDLIDIH; encoded by the coding sequence ATGCCGCTCCTTGACGTGCTGGACCAGATACGGGCCAGGGACGGCCTTCCCGAACGGGATGCCTACCTCGCGCTGGTGGAGGAGAGCCTCTCTCTGTTGGAGGGTGAGCCCCCTGTGTACCGACCGCGGGACGTACAGGGCCGGAGTGGGGGGCTCGTGTACCTCGATCCCGAGCTCCCCACCGTGATCGTGCCCGACCTGCACGCGAGGTACGACTTCTTCCACGCCCTCATGCACGCCCGGCTGTTGGGGGCCGGACGGGTGGGGGAGATGCTCGAGGAGGGGCGCATACAGGTGCTCTGCCTGGGCGATGGGTTCCACTCGGAGCGGAGGGGGAGGGAGCGGTGGAAGCAGGCCTTCGACGAGTACGCCACCGCCTTCAGGGTGCGGAGGGCCATGGACGAGGAGATGAAGGAGAGTTTCGCGCTCATGGAGATGGTGATGCGTTGTAAGCTCGCCGCTCCCCGTTGCTTCCACTTTCTGAAGGGAAACCATGAGAACATCCTCAACGAGGAAGGGGAAGGGAACCATCCTTTCAGGAAGTACGCCTTCGAGGGCGAGATGGTGAGGGAGTACGTGCTCCGGTTTTACGGCGAGGACTTCCTCCACACGTATGCGAGGTTCGAGAAGGCGTTGCCTCTCCTCGCGGTAGGAGGGCGTTTCCTCGCCTCCCACGCCGAGCCTGCCGAGGTGTACGACGAGGAGGTGGTGATCAACATGCGGCTCTATCCCGAGGTGATCTACGGCCTCACCTGGACGGACAACGAGGCCGCGGACGAGGGGAGCGTGGAGGGGATGCTCGCGCACTACCTTCCGGACGTGCCCGATGCTGTGTATTTCGGAGGGCACCGCCCGGTCTCCGGTGCTTACATGGAGCGGGCGGGAGGGCGGTACATCCAGGTACACAATCCTTCGCGCTGGGGGGTGGCGGTGGTGATGCCCCAGAGGCCCTTTGATCCAGGAACTGATCTCATCGACATCCACTGA
- the pncA gene encoding bifunctional nicotinamidase/pyrazinamidase, with translation MRALIVVDVQNDFVPGGALPVPEGDAVIPVINRLMGRFDVVVATQDWHPATHKSFASNHPGRRPYEVITLEGLEQVLWPDHCVQGSPGAEFAPGLDLRPVEAIVRKGTDPGIDSYSGFYDNGRKRTTGLAGYLRERGVREVYVTGLAGEYCVFYTAMDAAAEGFATFVVEDATRPLDQEDFEKAVVRMREQGITILRSGNVR, from the coding sequence ATGAGAGCGCTCATCGTCGTGGACGTCCAGAACGATTTCGTCCCGGGAGGGGCCCTTCCGGTGCCGGAAGGCGATGCCGTCATCCCGGTGATCAACCGCCTCATGGGCCGGTTCGACGTGGTGGTGGCCACCCAGGACTGGCACCCTGCCACACACAAGAGCTTCGCATCGAATCATCCGGGGAGGAGGCCCTACGAGGTGATCACCCTCGAGGGACTCGAGCAGGTGCTCTGGCCCGATCACTGCGTGCAGGGATCCCCGGGCGCGGAGTTCGCACCCGGGCTCGACCTCCGTCCCGTGGAGGCGATCGTCCGCAAGGGGACGGATCCCGGGATCGACAGCTATAGCGGGTTCTACGACAACGGCCGGAAGCGGACCACGGGGCTCGCCGGGTACCTGCGGGAGCGGGGGGTGAGGGAGGTGTACGTGACGGGGCTCGCCGGCGAGTACTGCGTCTTCTACACGGCCATGGATGCGGCCGCCGAGGGATTCGCCACCTTCGTGGTGGAGGACGCTACGAGGCCCCTCGATCAGGAGGACTTCGAAAAGGCGGTGGTCCGCATGAGGGAACAGGGGATCACCATCCTACGGTCGGGGAACGTACGCTGA
- a CDS encoding adenosylcobinamide-GDP ribazoletransferase, translated as MRGLLVAMGLVWRVGVGVGVKAEEELRGAVGWMGVVGLMEGAMLLALARLCTLFFPPFLSSALILTFITALGGGFHQDGLSDTFDGLAVRPHPDPEEDRHLRLAAMKDPHPGTAGNLSLILTTVLALAALTSLLPSPLSAPALLGAPIAARWATVLAMWRTTPARPSGLGSIFVGRIPLSDLFLSGLPLSVPGLLLVLERGWPSLLALGAGLFGLGLVVRLLCSLFTRRIGGLTGDTLGAVHQISFVITLLACAAATGPTPLP; from the coding sequence ATGAGGGGACTGCTGGTGGCGATGGGGCTGGTGTGGAGGGTGGGGGTGGGGGTGGGGGTGAAGGCCGAGGAGGAACTGAGGGGGGCGGTGGGATGGATGGGGGTGGTGGGGCTCATGGAGGGAGCGATGCTCCTCGCCCTCGCCCGGCTCTGTACGCTCTTCTTTCCTCCCTTCCTCTCCTCCGCCCTCATCCTCACCTTCATCACCGCCCTCGGCGGAGGCTTCCACCAGGATGGCCTTTCCGATACCTTCGATGGCCTTGCAGTGAGACCTCATCCCGATCCCGAGGAAGACCGACACCTCCGGCTCGCCGCCATGAAAGACCCTCACCCCGGGACCGCGGGCAACCTCTCCCTCATCCTCACCACCGTACTCGCCCTCGCAGCCCTCACCTCCCTCCTCCCCTCCCCCCTCTCCGCTCCAGCACTCCTCGGCGCCCCGATCGCAGCCCGCTGGGCCACGGTGCTCGCCATGTGGCGGACCACCCCGGCCCGGCCCTCTGGCCTTGGTTCGATCTTCGTGGGACGAATCCCTCTCTCCGACCTCTTCCTCTCCGGCCTTCCCCTCTCCGTTCCGGGACTCCTCCTCGTTCTCGAACGAGGCTGGCCTTCCCTCCTCGCCCTCGGTGCCGGCCTCTTCGGCCTGGGACTCGTCGTCCGTCTCCTCTGCTCGCTCTTCACCCGCCGAATCGGAGGCCTCACTGGTGACACCCTGGGCGCGGTACATCAGATTTCGTTCGTCATCACCCTCCTCGCATGTGCGGCGGCGACAGGCCCAACCCCCCTCCCGTGA
- a CDS encoding HU family DNA-binding protein yields MNAFDRLPYEIQRQIEMLLQEGNPEERDELKERYALAWEKKFQLFTSQTQSLGMQMLGRVEADDPRGLIILTYSGSLISLGPVREDRRWLEYASIKFRSDVPESIRAEDVRLAAPVEEGKTASFEGSALKQSSAVYKIAVCDPSLAPAEQERRVREATIYLTNGFVKINRSTMPATPTEIDHFTLRTITSYLSRRHDLPRKVVKELLADYLTLVEAGVLMGERVRLGTLGSFSLTVRPPRKARVMRHPATGGEILVPARPALAVPRFKPSRSFKEKAASVDISPLNPEEES; encoded by the coding sequence ATGAATGCATTCGACCGTCTCCCTTATGAAATACAGCGTCAGATAGAGATGCTGCTTCAAGAGGGAAATCCCGAGGAACGGGACGAACTGAAAGAGCGGTACGCGCTCGCGTGGGAAAAGAAGTTCCAGCTCTTCACGAGCCAGACACAGAGCCTCGGCATGCAGATGCTCGGCCGCGTGGAGGCGGACGATCCGAGAGGCCTCATCATCCTCACCTATTCAGGCTCGCTCATCAGCCTGGGGCCGGTCCGCGAAGATCGGAGGTGGCTCGAGTACGCCTCCATCAAGTTCCGTTCCGACGTGCCGGAGAGCATCCGCGCCGAAGACGTACGCCTCGCAGCCCCTGTGGAAGAGGGGAAGACCGCCTCTTTCGAGGGATCGGCCCTCAAGCAGAGCTCAGCGGTCTACAAGATAGCGGTCTGTGATCCCTCGCTCGCCCCTGCAGAGCAGGAGCGAAGGGTGAGGGAAGCGACCATCTACCTCACCAACGGGTTCGTGAAGATCAACAGGTCCACCATGCCCGCAACGCCCACTGAGATCGACCACTTCACCCTCCGCACCATCACCTCGTACCTCTCCCGCCGGCACGACCTTCCCCGGAAGGTGGTGAAGGAACTCCTCGCCGACTACCTCACCCTCGTGGAGGCCGGTGTGCTCATGGGCGAGCGGGTACGCCTCGGCACCCTCGGCTCCTTCAGCCTCACCGTACGCCCCCCACGCAAGGCACGGGTCATGCGGCATCCTGCCACGGGTGGAGAGATCCTCGTGCCCGCACGGCCTGCACTCGCGGTTCCCCGCTTCAAGCCCTCACGCTCCTTCAAGGAAAAGGCCGCCTCGGTGGACATCTCCCCTCTCAACCCCGAGGAAGAATCCTAG
- a CDS encoding FHA domain-containing protein, translated as MSLMMKRLVMMLLGVVGGIVVWPLLLLVESLQTVFSSYLVFSLLEGMLFGLVFGAVFGSFEGIVVSSRRKGLLGLLWGAIFGLASGALGILVGQQVLFVVAEGVLSGWERGREAGLMFASGLGWGFIGLLVALTEGFRSRSLRKLGVGIAGGLVGGLVGGSALQAFKLSFPGSPWALLGGLVLFGLLLSFFYAFFENRFSWGALKVLTGPLKNKEYHLVKTKMSIGADPKCDIVLKGYGEVRPVHAWIMMRKGKVVVRREGDASLRVNDRTVEEAQLRREDVIAFGKAKLIYGIFV; from the coding sequence ATGTCGCTCATGATGAAACGTCTCGTGATGATGCTTCTGGGGGTGGTGGGGGGGATCGTGGTGTGGCCCCTCCTGCTCCTCGTGGAGAGCCTGCAGACGGTCTTTTCGAGCTATCTCGTGTTCTCACTGCTCGAAGGGATGCTCTTCGGCCTCGTCTTCGGTGCGGTCTTCGGTTCCTTCGAGGGGATCGTGGTCTCCTCGCGCCGAAAGGGGCTCCTTGGGCTGCTTTGGGGTGCGATCTTCGGCCTTGCGAGCGGCGCGCTGGGGATCCTCGTCGGCCAGCAGGTGCTCTTCGTGGTGGCCGAAGGTGTGCTCTCGGGGTGGGAACGGGGCCGGGAGGCGGGACTCATGTTCGCGAGCGGGCTCGGCTGGGGGTTCATAGGCCTTCTGGTGGCCCTCACCGAGGGGTTCAGGTCCCGATCCCTGCGCAAGCTCGGGGTGGGGATCGCAGGCGGGCTTGTCGGAGGCCTCGTGGGGGGAAGTGCCCTCCAGGCCTTCAAGCTCTCCTTTCCCGGAAGTCCCTGGGCGCTTCTCGGAGGGCTCGTGCTCTTCGGACTTCTCTTGAGTTTCTTCTATGCCTTCTTCGAGAACCGGTTCTCGTGGGGGGCGCTCAAGGTCCTCACAGGGCCGCTCAAGAACAAGGAATACCACCTCGTCAAGACGAAGATGAGCATCGGGGCCGATCCGAAGTGTGACATCGTGCTCAAGGGGTATGGAGAAGTGCGACCGGTGCACGCCTGGATCATGATGCGTAAGGGAAAGGTGGTGGTCCGAAGGGAGGGGGATGCATCCCTCAGGGTGAACGACCGGACGGTGGAGGAGGCCCAGCTCCGGAGGGAGGATGTCATCGCCTTTGGCAAGGCCAAGCTCATCTACGGCATATTCGTGTAG